Proteins from a genomic interval of Nitrosomonas sp.:
- a CDS encoding PEP-CTERM sorting domain-containing protein, producing the protein MRKLLSFLILALAAAPAFAEVNEIPEPGIMALLAAGVAGLVMAKRRK; encoded by the coding sequence ATGCGTAAATTGCTTTCTTTTCTGATCCTTGCTTTAGCTGCTGCTCCTGCCTTTGCCGAAGTTAATGAAATTCCAGAACCAGGAATCATGGCGTTGTTGGCTGCTGGTGTTGCTGGTCTGGTCATGGCTAAACGTAGAAAATAA
- a CDS encoding YeeE/YedE family protein produces the protein MLIIDWPAFTPLSAMLGGVIIGLATTALLIVTGRVAGISGIVGGLFRLSQGDRGWRIAFIAGLLMAPWIYRWIAVLPPVEIRTSYGLLVLAGLIVGIGTRYGSGCTSGHGVCGLSRLSPRSIVATIIFITTAMATTYVIRHVTF, from the coding sequence ATGCTGATAATTGACTGGCCAGCTTTTACACCACTTAGCGCCATGCTTGGCGGGGTGATCATTGGTCTGGCGACCACTGCGCTGCTGATCGTAACGGGCCGTGTTGCCGGTATTTCCGGGATAGTTGGCGGGTTGTTCAGATTGTCGCAAGGAGACAGGGGTTGGCGCATTGCTTTTATTGCCGGGTTATTAATGGCCCCATGGATTTATCGTTGGATAGCGGTGCTGCCACCCGTTGAAATCCGTACCAGCTATGGTCTGCTTGTGCTGGCAGGTTTGATCGTGGGAATAGGTACCCGTTATGGTTCGGGGTGTACCAGCGGACATGGCGTGTGTGGACTTTCGCGTCTGTCGCCGCGTTCAATCGTGGCCACCATTATTTTTATTACTACTGCGATGGCAACGACCTACGTTATCCGTCATGTCACATTTTGA
- a CDS encoding type II toxin-antitoxin system HicA family toxin translates to MCLILRRTCWQQVRQKGSHQQFHHPIKSGMVTVAGKPSADVPPGTLINVLKQAEFKQ, encoded by the coding sequence ATGTGTTTAATTTTGCGCCGGACATGTTGGCAGCAGGTACGGCAGAAAGGAAGTCATCAACAATTTCACCATCCCATCAAATCAGGTATGGTCACAGTTGCTGGAAAGCCCAGCGCGGATGTCCCGCCTGGAACGCTTATCAATGTTTTAAAACAAGCGGAGTTTAAGCAGTAG
- a CDS encoding type II toxin-antitoxin system HicB family antitoxin: MRYMVIIEEGPTGFGAYVPDLPGCIAVGESSQEALQLIQEAIEFHIEGLKEEGQHIPMPHSSTSFVEVNT; this comes from the coding sequence ATGCGTTATATGGTTATTATCGAAGAAGGCCCCACAGGTTTCGGTGCCTATGTACCTGACCTTCCGGGCTGCATAGCTGTGGGCGAATCATCACAAGAAGCCCTGCAACTTATTCAGGAAGCTATCGAGTTCCACATTGAAGGGCTTAAAGAAGAAGGTCAACATATCCCGATGCCCCATTCCTCAACCTCGTTTGTTGAGGTTAATACCTGA
- a CDS encoding YeeE/YedE family protein: MIIQLATALISGIIFGIGLIVSGMFNPAKVLGFLDIAGQWDPSLIFVMAGAISIGFFAFRMAKKRGKTWLATPLYLPDNNAIDVRLILGSVLFGVGWGVAGICPGPALVLAGSGYTEGIIFVMAMLAGMAIFEQLEKRRAMRR; the protein is encoded by the coding sequence ATGATTATTCAGCTCGCAACCGCACTCATCTCGGGCATCATTTTTGGTATCGGACTGATCGTATCCGGTATGTTCAACCCGGCCAAGGTACTGGGGTTTCTGGATATTGCCGGGCAATGGGATCCCTCGCTGATTTTTGTGATGGCAGGTGCGATCAGTATCGGATTTTTCGCATTCAGGATGGCAAAAAAACGTGGAAAAACATGGCTGGCAACGCCCCTTTATCTGCCGGACAACAACGCGATCGATGTACGTTTGATCTTGGGCAGCGTACTGTTTGGCGTGGGTTGGGGGGTCGCTGGCATCTGCCCTGGGCCTGCGCTGGTGCTTGCTGGGTCAGGATATACGGAAGGAATCATTTTTGTGATGGCCATGCTGGCTGGCATGGCCATTTTTGAGCAACTGGAAAAGCGGCGCGCCATGCGTCGTTGA
- the pilV gene encoding type IV pilus modification protein PilV, with protein sequence MLITKKSSHCHQQTGVSMIEVLVAIMILSVGLLGLAGLQSAGLTHNQSANSRSSASMLAYGLLDSMRANKVVAEGGAYDIGLGVTPAGGSTMTSQDTSQDVNNWLNELAMALPDGTGAIVTDASGKVTITIQWDDSRGVLPAQQFVMTTQL encoded by the coding sequence ATGTTAATCACGAAAAAAAGCAGTCACTGCCATCAACAAACCGGTGTCAGCATGATTGAAGTACTGGTTGCGATCATGATTTTGTCAGTTGGTCTACTGGGGCTGGCCGGGCTGCAATCAGCCGGACTCACGCACAATCAGAGTGCTAACTCCCGTTCCTCTGCTTCAATGCTTGCTTATGGCCTGCTGGACAGTATGCGGGCAAACAAGGTGGTCGCTGAAGGGGGTGCCTACGATATTGGGCTGGGCGTCACGCCGGCTGGAGGAAGCACCATGACCAGTCAGGACACCAGTCAGGACGTAAACAACTGGCTGAATGAACTGGCAATGGCCTTGCCCGATGGAACCGGGGCGATCGTCACCGATGCCAGCGGCAAAGTAACTATCACCATTCAGTGGGATGACAGCCGGGGCGTCTTGCCCGCGCAACAGTTTGTCATGACTACCCAACTGTAA
- the wecB gene encoding UDP-N-acetylglucosamine 2-epimerase (non-hydrolyzing): MPKQIHLIAGARPNFMKIAPIVRALQHQDKLSYKIVHTGQHYDKEMNDVFFDELGIPTPDIFMAAGGGSHSQQTAKIMLAFEEYCLDSRPDAVLVVGDVNSTLACSIVAQKLHIPVAHVEAGLRSGDMRMPEEINRLVTDSITNWFFVTEPSGLENLLREGKPASAIHHVGHVMVDNLLYQADKLARADTSHFETHGIKHALSGQAYGVITLHRPSNVDDAEIFIRLGKALKEIAESLPLVFPVHPRTRANLQKFAIDLGPNITLIGPQAYMSFLHLWKDAAVVLTDSGGLQEETTALGIPCITLRENTERPVTVEEGTNTLVGTDPAQIVAEVNKIRQGQGKTGRRPHLWDGRAAERIVDILTDELKDI, from the coding sequence ATGCCAAAACAAATCCACTTGATTGCCGGGGCACGCCCCAATTTCATGAAAATTGCGCCGATCGTGCGTGCTTTGCAGCATCAAGACAAACTATCCTACAAAATTGTGCATACCGGTCAGCACTATGACAAGGAAATGAATGATGTTTTTTTTGATGAGCTGGGTATTCCCACGCCCGACATTTTTATGGCGGCCGGTGGCGGCAGTCATTCGCAACAAACAGCCAAAATCATGCTGGCATTTGAGGAGTACTGCCTGGATAGCCGCCCGGATGCTGTGCTGGTCGTGGGTGACGTTAATTCAACTCTGGCATGTTCGATCGTTGCCCAGAAACTGCACATTCCAGTTGCGCATGTTGAAGCGGGATTACGAAGCGGCGATATGCGCATGCCGGAAGAAATTAACCGTTTAGTCACCGATAGCATCACCAACTGGTTTTTTGTAACGGAGCCCAGCGGGCTGGAAAATCTTTTGCGGGAAGGCAAGCCAGCCTCCGCGATTCATCATGTCGGACACGTCATGGTCGATAATCTGCTTTACCAGGCCGACAAGCTCGCCCGTGCCGATACCAGCCACTTTGAAACGCATGGCATCAAACATGCGTTATCAGGGCAGGCTTATGGTGTCATCACGCTGCATCGACCCAGTAACGTGGATGATGCGGAGATTTTTATCCGTCTTGGCAAGGCGCTCAAAGAAATTGCCGAAAGCCTGCCACTGGTTTTTCCGGTCCATCCGCGCACCCGCGCCAATCTACAGAAATTTGCGATTGATTTGGGTCCGAACATTACGCTCATTGGCCCACAGGCCTATATGTCTTTTCTCCATCTGTGGAAAGATGCGGCGGTCGTCCTCACCGACAGTGGCGGGCTTCAGGAGGAAACGACTGCGCTGGGCATTCCGTGCATCACCCTCCGCGAAAATACTGAACGCCCTGTCACGGTGGAGGAAGGCACCAACACTCTGGTGGGTACTGACCCCGCGCAAATCGTGGCGGAAGTCAATAAAATCCGGCAAGGTCAGGGCAAAACCGGACGCAGACCGCATCTATGGGATGGCAGAGCGGCCGAACGCATTGTCGATATTCTGACTGACGAGCTGAAAGATATTTAA
- a CDS encoding pilus assembly protein PilY: MRTIYSLPGISVLLCLLALVWAPIRAQAALALSDVPLFLTTAVDPNVIFTLDDSGSMQFEIMPDELIISDTRYVFPRADGIYGSTDYQNRVVGFDADNWRSASLRSSDVNKIYYNPAVRYLPWSNADGTLMANVSPTCAPHNPFNTAKGCRDLTLNNTQNARWLQKEGVVTDFEDRTFYPAVYFRYNSGAVNSTSSYTRIEIKSSVSSYDGSAERTDCTAAPICTYAEEIQNFANWYSYYRSRILLSRAGVGRAFTLQGNNMRVGFGAINKNSSTIDGISTPTLITGVRQFAGANRDDFFAKLYGHTIPAAGTPLRKATQSIGDYLKRTDEKGPWSTTPGENGGTQPVCRQNYHILMTDGTWSGSDPSGIDNSDNTAGSTHVNHFPNASPASYQYSPAPPYADNHSNTLADVAMHYWKNDLRPDLNNKVPTNAKDPAFWQHMVNFTVGLGVSGSLSELPASASGWPDPAVSSLHKIDDLWHAAVNSRGEFFSAQEPAAFASGLSNVLVNITSRTSSAAAVTTNTSRLNTGAQIYQAKFNSADWSGQLFAFNLQPDGSLGAVQWEASSQLPGHASRKIFTHNGSTGLALTAASFSSLSTAQQTALNRNILGVDDGKGMLRLNWLRGDRSSEMAMGGTFRNRNSGLLGDIINSDLLYVKALNFNYNSMPVGTPGQESYQAYVLANKNRLPVVYTGANDGMLHALNADTGQELFAYVPAAVYPNLSKLTAADYAHRYFVDGNTYAGDAYIDSSWKTVLLGALGGGGKSIFALDITDPVNFSAPDILWEFTDPDLGFVHGQAKIARLKSGDWAAIISNGYNSGSDKAYLFIVNLQTGALIKKIATNNSTSNGLSSPALVDTDNDKMIDTVYAGDLQGNVWKFDLSHSNTSQWGVAYKTGSNNMPLFTARNASNQVQPITSPLEIGFHKNGGHVIFFGTGQFIASGDNTDTRVQSFYGIWDNGSSHITATDRSVLQQQTIVSETLLPPFERTVSTNSINWASKRGWYIDLLQPPTPGVAQGERSVVTPMLSFGRIIFTTLIPSNDPCEAGGRNWLMLLDAQTGGMMTGAEFDTNGDGKINSQDRIIAGINSDGIRSESVAISAGSLIHLIAATTTGAVENITIKNDAPPPRRSWKQIQ; encoded by the coding sequence ATGAGAACGATTTACTCCCTGCCAGGAATCAGTGTTTTGTTATGTCTGCTGGCGCTGGTTTGGGCGCCGATACGGGCGCAGGCAGCCCTGGCTTTGTCGGATGTGCCCCTTTTTCTAACGACGGCGGTTGATCCCAACGTGATTTTCACGCTGGACGATTCCGGCTCGATGCAGTTCGAAATCATGCCGGATGAGCTGATAATCAGTGATACAAGATATGTTTTTCCCCGTGCTGATGGTATTTACGGCAGCACTGACTATCAGAATCGGGTAGTGGGATTTGATGCCGATAACTGGCGCAGCGCATCATTACGCTCCAGCGATGTCAACAAAATTTATTACAACCCGGCGGTGCGTTATCTGCCGTGGAGCAATGCGGATGGCACCTTGATGGCGAATGTTTCGCCGACTTGCGCGCCCCATAATCCGTTCAACACTGCCAAAGGTTGTCGTGATCTGACGCTGAACAATACCCAGAATGCACGCTGGTTACAGAAGGAGGGAGTAGTAACTGATTTTGAGGACAGAACATTTTATCCCGCCGTCTATTTCCGCTACAACAGCGGCGCAGTCAACTCCACCAGCAGTTATACCCGGATCGAAATCAAATCCAGCGTCAGCAGTTATGATGGCAGCGCGGAGCGTACCGATTGCACTGCCGCGCCAATTTGTACTTACGCGGAAGAAATCCAGAATTTCGCCAACTGGTATAGTTACTACCGTTCCCGGATATTGCTTTCACGTGCGGGAGTGGGGCGCGCCTTTACCCTGCAGGGCAACAATATGCGGGTGGGGTTTGGCGCGATCAACAAAAACAGCAGCACCATAGATGGCATCTCGACCCCCACCCTGATTACCGGAGTCAGGCAGTTTGCGGGTGCGAACCGGGATGATTTTTTCGCAAAGCTCTACGGACATACCATTCCAGCAGCGGGTACGCCATTGCGCAAGGCCACGCAAAGTATCGGTGACTATCTGAAACGTACCGATGAGAAGGGGCCGTGGAGCACGACTCCCGGAGAAAATGGCGGCACCCAGCCGGTTTGTCGGCAAAACTACCATATTCTAATGACCGATGGCACCTGGAGCGGATCGGATCCTTCCGGCATAGATAATTCGGATAATACTGCGGGCAGCACGCACGTTAACCATTTTCCGAATGCCTCTCCGGCCAGCTACCAATATTCACCGGCGCCACCTTATGCGGATAACCACAGCAACACCCTGGCGGATGTGGCAATGCATTACTGGAAAAATGATCTGCGGCCCGATTTGAACAACAAAGTGCCGACCAATGCTAAAGACCCTGCTTTCTGGCAACACATGGTGAATTTTACCGTTGGATTGGGCGTGAGCGGCTCGTTAAGCGAACTGCCTGCCAGCGCAAGTGGCTGGCCAGACCCCGCAGTGAGTTCCCTTCATAAAATTGATGACTTATGGCATGCGGCGGTCAACAGCCGGGGAGAATTCTTCAGCGCGCAGGAGCCCGCTGCTTTTGCCAGCGGATTGAGCAATGTACTGGTAAACATTACTTCAAGAACCAGCTCGGCGGCGGCAGTCACGACCAATACCAGCCGGCTGAACACCGGCGCGCAGATTTATCAGGCCAAATTTAACAGCGCCGACTGGAGCGGACAATTGTTTGCATTTAATCTGCAACCGGACGGATCACTCGGCGCAGTGCAATGGGAAGCTTCCAGCCAGTTGCCGGGGCACGCCAGTCGCAAGATTTTTACGCATAACGGCTCAACCGGGCTGGCGCTTACTGCTGCCAGTTTTTCATCATTGTCCACGGCGCAGCAAACGGCGTTAAACAGGAATATCCTCGGTGTCGATGACGGCAAGGGGATGTTGCGGCTCAACTGGCTGCGTGGGGACAGAAGCAGCGAAATGGCAATGGGCGGCACCTTCCGCAACCGCAACAGCGGATTGCTCGGCGATATCATTAATTCAGATTTGTTGTACGTCAAGGCATTGAATTTTAATTATAATTCCATGCCTGTGGGTACACCAGGCCAGGAGAGTTACCAAGCCTATGTGCTCGCCAACAAAAATCGCTTGCCGGTTGTCTACACCGGCGCCAACGACGGTATGCTGCATGCGCTGAATGCAGATACCGGTCAGGAGTTGTTTGCCTATGTTCCTGCTGCGGTTTATCCCAATCTGAGCAAGCTGACGGCAGCCGATTATGCGCATCGTTATTTTGTCGATGGGAATACTTATGCGGGCGATGCTTATATTGATTCCTCGTGGAAGACAGTTTTGCTGGGCGCGCTTGGCGGGGGTGGAAAAAGTATTTTTGCACTCGATATTACCGATCCAGTCAACTTCTCGGCCCCGGATATCTTGTGGGAATTTACCGATCCTGATCTCGGATTTGTACATGGACAGGCCAAAATTGCGCGTCTGAAAAGTGGTGATTGGGCGGCCATCATCAGTAATGGTTATAACAGCGGCAGCGACAAGGCGTATCTGTTTATCGTCAATTTGCAGACTGGTGCACTCATCAAGAAAATTGCGACCAATAACAGCACCAGTAACGGGTTATCCAGCCCTGCGCTGGTCGATACCGACAACGATAAAATGATCGATACGGTTTATGCCGGTGATTTACAGGGTAATGTCTGGAAGTTTGACCTCTCCCACTCGAATACCTCCCAATGGGGAGTGGCCTATAAAACCGGCAGTAATAACATGCCCCTGTTTACCGCCAGAAATGCCAGTAACCAGGTGCAACCGATCACCTCTCCATTGGAAATCGGTTTTCATAAAAACGGGGGTCATGTGATTTTCTTCGGTACGGGCCAATTCATCGCCTCGGGCGACAATACCGATACCAGGGTACAGAGTTTCTATGGTATCTGGGATAACGGCAGTAGTCACATTACCGCCACGGATCGCAGCGTGCTGCAGCAACAAACCATTGTGAGCGAAACGCTATTGCCGCCGTTTGAACGCACGGTCAGCACTAATTCGATCAACTGGGCAAGCAAACGTGGCTGGTATATCGACCTGCTGCAGCCGCCCACACCAGGAGTCGCACAAGGAGAGCGTTCGGTAGTTACGCCGATGCTCAGTTTCGGACGGATTATCTTCACCACGCTGATTCCTTCGAATGATCCCTGTGAGGCGGGTGGACGCAACTGGCTGATGCTGTTGGATGCGCAGACAGGTGGCATGATGACGGGCGCGGAGTTTGATACCAACGGCGATGGCAAAATCAATAGCCAGGATCGTATCATCGCTGGCATCAATTCAGACGGGATTCGCAGTGAATCGGTGGCGATCAGTGCCGGCAGCCTGATTCATTTGATTGCAGCTACGACCACTGGTGCAGTGGAAAATATTACTATCAAAAATGATGCGCCACCACCACGCCGTTCGTGGAAACAGATTCAGTAA
- a CDS encoding PilW family protein has protein sequence MITLSAKMAYPRQQQGLTLVEIMVALTIGMVLLGGVITILVSSQQTYRVNEALARIQENSRFAFQLLSRDIRMAGYMGCVGEGTVPVNTLNNSTDYLWNFGQPIQGYEATDSSWMPALPTEITSPLSGRDILILRGVDGSDTRVISHPGGGVDGPGSANLKVTAGSGLQDNDIVLVTDCLAAAVFQITNISTSAVQDNIVHDTGTGVPGNATKNLGQSFEGGEVVRISTRSYYVRTNPNGNAALYWRQGNTAAEELVEGVEEMQIDYGVDTDGNRAADVYQTADLVVDWENVVSVRINLLMQSTEDNITSQPQTYTFNGTVTTPADRRLRKTYSTVIALRNRTS, from the coding sequence ATGATAACCCTATCGGCAAAAATGGCTTATCCCCGCCAGCAGCAGGGCCTGACGCTGGTGGAAATTATGGTGGCGCTGACAATCGGTATGGTCTTGCTGGGTGGTGTCATCACCATTCTGGTATCCAGCCAGCAAACCTACCGGGTCAACGAAGCGCTGGCGCGCATCCAGGAAAACTCACGCTTTGCTTTTCAGTTGCTGAGCCGGGATATCCGAATGGCGGGCTACATGGGGTGCGTGGGCGAGGGTACCGTGCCGGTTAACACTCTGAACAATTCAACCGATTATTTATGGAATTTCGGTCAGCCGATCCAGGGATATGAAGCCACTGACAGTAGCTGGATGCCCGCACTGCCAACAGAAATTACCAGCCCGCTGAGTGGGCGCGATATTCTGATACTGCGCGGGGTGGATGGGTCGGATACCCGTGTCATTTCGCATCCAGGAGGCGGTGTTGACGGGCCGGGCTCGGCTAATCTCAAGGTAACGGCTGGCAGTGGCCTGCAAGATAATGACATCGTGCTGGTAACGGATTGCCTGGCAGCGGCCGTTTTCCAGATTACGAATATCAGCACGTCCGCCGTGCAGGATAACATCGTGCATGACACCGGTACTGGCGTGCCAGGGAATGCAACCAAAAATCTGGGGCAATCCTTTGAGGGCGGGGAGGTCGTCAGAATATCCACGCGCAGCTACTACGTGCGCACCAATCCCAACGGCAATGCTGCGCTTTACTGGAGGCAGGGAAATACCGCCGCCGAAGAGTTGGTGGAAGGTGTCGAAGAGATGCAGATTGATTATGGCGTGGATACGGATGGTAACCGGGCGGCTGATGTCTACCAAACCGCTGACCTGGTGGTTGACTGGGAAAATGTTGTCAGTGTCCGCATCAATCTGCTGATGCAATCAACGGAAGACAACATTACCAGCCAGCCCCAGACGTATACCTTTAATGGCACCGTGACCACACCGGCTGATCGCCGCCTGCGAAAAACCTATTCGACGGTTATTGCATTGCGTAATCGTACTTCTTGA
- a CDS encoding GspH/FimT family pseudopilin: MERVKKIATHKGFTLLELMITLSIAAILASVAVPSYQSTMAQSRLTAQANELVTSLYYARSEAVKRGARVTICTSSSGTNCTNGSGWQNGWLIFSDGGVAGSIDGTDEILRVFPALAGSTLGGGGNYSNWLSYQSNGRSQGSGGLSNGTFSLCNHNQGRTITLNNAGRPSVQKVSTC; the protein is encoded by the coding sequence ATGGAGAGAGTGAAGAAAATAGCGACTCACAAAGGGTTTACCCTGCTGGAGCTGATGATCACACTCAGCATTGCCGCCATTCTGGCATCCGTGGCGGTGCCCAGCTATCAGTCAACAATGGCGCAATCCCGCTTGACCGCGCAGGCAAATGAATTGGTCACGTCACTTTATTATGCCCGCTCCGAAGCAGTAAAACGTGGAGCGCGCGTCACCATCTGCACCAGCAGTAGCGGGACGAATTGCACCAATGGCAGCGGATGGCAGAATGGCTGGCTGATCTTCAGCGATGGCGGCGTGGCCGGATCCATCGACGGAACGGATGAAATATTACGGGTTTTCCCTGCGCTGGCTGGCAGTACGCTGGGAGGCGGGGGAAACTATAGTAACTGGCTTTCTTATCAATCAAATGGACGCAGCCAGGGAAGCGGCGGTCTGTCCAATGGAACCTTCAGTCTTTGTAATCATAACCAGGGCCGCACGATCACGCTGAATAATGCGGGCCGTCCAAGCGTACAAAAGGTGTCTACATGTTAA
- a CDS encoding DUF2780 domain-containing protein — translation MKNFQKMNIPVMLCTLMIAGCASNGGGGIIHNPLNESIASANQTNQVIQGAGQSLGGGMGAVNTITGGQGGIVQLLANQLGISPNQAAGGAGSIFRTARENMTPQAFETVAQSIPGMDDLLAAAPALPATGLPGGVSSILGSNSQLGSVAGLASAFQQLNLSPDMIGQFIPIITRSLESTGGSAAAGLLRSALNMP, via the coding sequence ATGAAAAATTTTCAAAAAATGAACATACCGGTTATGTTGTGTACATTGATGATTGCAGGCTGTGCGTCTAACGGAGGTGGTGGAATCATTCATAATCCGCTGAACGAAAGTATCGCATCCGCAAATCAGACCAATCAGGTAATTCAGGGTGCCGGTCAATCGCTTGGTGGCGGAATGGGAGCCGTGAATACGATTACTGGTGGACAAGGTGGAATCGTCCAGCTTTTGGCAAACCAGTTAGGCATCTCGCCAAATCAGGCAGCCGGTGGTGCGGGTTCGATATTCCGAACGGCCCGTGAGAATATGACACCACAAGCATTTGAAACGGTGGCGCAATCGATTCCCGGTATGGATGATTTATTGGCAGCGGCTCCAGCGTTGCCTGCTACGGGTCTTCCGGGAGGCGTCTCCTCGATACTGGGGAGTAACAGTCAATTAGGAAGTGTGGCGGGGCTGGCGTCTGCTTTTCAACAGTTAAACCTGTCGCCGGATATGATTGGACAATTCATTCCGATCATCACTCGTTCCCTTGAATCTACCGGAGGCTCAGCGGCAGCCGGCCTGTTGCGGTCCGCGCTGAATATGCCTTGA
- a CDS encoding pilus assembly protein PilX, with amino-acid sequence MPTSTKQQRGVVLVTGLIFLVILTLLGTTALQGTVLEEKMAGNLRDETLALQAAEAALRSGEIFLEQVTLPVFAGSDGLYHYASDATAAPDPKNWSSWESIGLAAGSSMDGVASQPRYIIEQLANVPQQGNKGSAQQSGTSPDDEMFRIIARGVGGTASAVVILQSTYRR; translated from the coding sequence ATGCCGACATCAACAAAACAGCAGCGTGGCGTGGTACTCGTCACCGGGCTGATTTTTCTCGTCATTCTGACGTTATTGGGGACGACTGCGCTGCAGGGCACCGTGCTGGAAGAGAAAATGGCCGGCAATCTGCGCGACGAGACGCTCGCCCTGCAGGCAGCGGAAGCGGCGTTACGTTCAGGCGAAATTTTTCTGGAGCAGGTCACGCTTCCAGTATTTGCAGGTTCAGATGGGCTTTATCACTATGCCAGTGACGCCACGGCTGCGCCAGATCCCAAAAACTGGAGTAGCTGGGAATCCATTGGGCTTGCGGCGGGCAGCAGCATGGATGGCGTTGCCAGCCAGCCACGCTACATTATTGAGCAACTGGCGAATGTTCCGCAGCAAGGCAACAAAGGAAGCGCGCAGCAATCCGGAACATCCCCCGATGACGAGATGTTTCGCATTATTGCACGCGGCGTGGGAGGGACGGCAAGCGCAGTCGTGATCCTGCAAAGCACGTATCGCCGTTAA
- a CDS encoding type IV pilin protein: protein MNTRGFTLVELMIVVAIAGILASVAYPSYVDSVQRGNRAEARGILLEIAQSLERNFTEANRYDQNSAGNAFTLPVAQSPRTGAAKYTIQFSAGPTQTTYTLGAVPAGTMTGDACGTLTLTHTGVKSAGGTVADCWQR, encoded by the coding sequence ATCAATACTCGTGGTTTTACGCTGGTTGAACTGATGATTGTCGTGGCGATTGCCGGCATTCTGGCTTCGGTTGCTTATCCGTCCTATGTTGATAGCGTGCAGCGCGGTAACCGGGCGGAAGCACGTGGCATCCTGCTGGAAATAGCGCAATCGCTAGAGCGTAATTTTACCGAAGCCAACCGCTATGACCAGAATAGTGCAGGTAATGCGTTTACATTGCCCGTGGCGCAATCTCCCAGAACGGGCGCGGCTAAATATACGATTCAGTTTTCAGCGGGTCCCACGCAAACCACTTACACCCTGGGCGCGGTGCCAGCTGGTACGATGACAGGTGATGCGTGCGGCACTCTGACATTGACCCACACTGGAGTGAAAAGCGCAGGGGGTACGGTTGCGGATTGTTGGCAACGCTGA